From the genome of Vanessa cardui chromosome 17, ilVanCard2.1, whole genome shotgun sequence:
aaagttgttttattatatttagagtCAATTGTAAAAGATAAACTAAACGGGGTGTGTTTAAGCCTTTTTTGTCTAGCAGTAAAAGTCAAAGGAGTACTTCTTAAATCGCTATTATCGTTGCTGAAAATTTTACCGagattaaattgataaaattcataatatgtGGTGATTTTTGTGAAActattatcaattatattaaattcgtCATTTTGATATTTGGAAAAATCATAAGGATCCAGTGTAGttgaaaaatcatcaaaatatttcaacaaaCTTTGGATCATATACCAATATATCGGATCACGCAATGAAGTTTGAGGATGATGTAACACTGAGGGAGCGGGATTGTATCTAAAAGAAaaagcaaaattttaataagaaataataaaaaaaatacaaattaatgttaaatctacaataatataaattagaaaattacCTGTCAGATGGAAACGCGTCACTTCCGTAACCAAACAAGGACCTTAAAGTTTTTGCTACTTGCACGCTTTCAAAGTTAGCTCTGATTAGCTTTGCAAGTAAGTCGACAAAATTGTCTTCAGTCAGATCAATTTTCGTCCCATTTTCCTAAaacatatagattatatttctattaatataattatgatacatGTATCTATGGTGACAAAAGTATGTAAGTATCAGTTTACCATGAATATTACACTTCTCGTAATGCATTCTTTAATTGCAATATCAACTGATTTTATACGGGCATAGTCGTCACTCCATTCCCTACGAATACTAGATCTCGATGGAAAGGGAAGACCATTATCATAAGTTAGATATGGCATGTAATCATCGTAGCATTTAGTTGCATCTGAGATATTAAGGTATTTAAGATGTtctttttctaaattatatctTGCCATGAGCTGTTGATGGATGTAGTAATATTTTTCAGCATATTTTGGATCAGTGCCAGTTAGCTCTTCGCTATTCATCCAAAACGGGTAGAGAAAATGAACGCCATAATAATAGCTATTTAAACCTATGTCTTCTCTGAAATAATCCAAATTGTCCTTACATTCTTTATTCCATAAGTTCCAACTagaataatttgtgtttatggaTATAACATCGTTTGTTCTGTAAAATTGCTGCACTTGTGCTTCTTGGGGATTAAACTTTCCATTGTTAAGCTTAAGTTTAAAAGCTTTCTTAATCGTTTCACTGTTAACGAAATAATTAGGCTTTGTAATGAATGGAGGTTCATGACCTTTCAGTGCGTCGACTCTAAACAATGACGTCATTATCAAAGCATAGTCtagtaaatcattattaatgttTACGGAAGCCCATTCTCTTATACTATCGATTTTATCATCTTGAGCGAATTGCAAAAGGCGAAATAAAGCAATAGCGGCTTCTCTCATGTTGTCATCATATATACTGAATGTTAAGCCTTTCATAATGTGACCAGCTTCTACAtggtcatttaaaattttataatattcattgtcCTGAAAGAATAAATCAtccttttatactatgttagaCCGATTTATGCAAATTATTAACTTACCTTATTTACGAAGTCTCTTAAAAGATGTcttgtttgtttttgaattttgtGTGGAGAATAACCAGATGGTACAATGTATTTAACGTATGCGTCATCAGTTACCTCGAGTTctgaaaaataatgtaatgcTTATGTTAGTAAGTCCctctctccttttgaggagaatcttttgaattgtttttttatcaccCCGCTCAAATGGAAATCGTATGTGCATGTGCGTTAGATTTCTTTGTACTCATGTTATTTTCTTTGCCATCAAGCGTGAGACTATTTAATCGTTTGTTTTGTCTTAATATTAAAGTCACTGCAGTTCAAGAATgacttgatgaaatttgattctGAATTGGCTGCTTTAGCACATTACGTATATCGTATTATGATTACTAAAATTCTGTTTAAAGTCTATTAAATATCTCAATATCATTGAACTTCATAATTGCGATGGCAAACATAAGATTGAATTAAAGTGGtggtaaacatttattatttaatttaattgtttaaaattcttcttaataacataaattatttaaatttgaattgcatgatataataatataggatAAACTGTAAAAGATAAATTCGatcattaaacaaaatatgGTTAAATCAAGCAACACGAAATATTCGCGTAAACGGGTTAGACTAGAATATGGTTCAAGactctttaaaaattaattaatattatttactcttTAATTAtatccaaatataaaaaatatttttaattacgaaattaaaaaacgtCACAATTTGTTTCGCATACGaatatttgaattatcattAGATAATTCAAATATTCGTAATCTGTTTATCACCTTCCGATTCAGAAACTTCTTATACTAACaaatacacaaacaaacaaattgctGAATAATGACATAGATCATTTTACTATCTTTAGATAATTCTACTATCTTTATATCTGTGAGCGGATcaaattgtttctttatttaaataacttaataaggCCGATTGATTTCTTACCTCCTTCATGAACAAAACTACGGAATTCATCGCTCGGTGCACAAGATGCAGTCCCCAATAAATATAACCATAACAGTATCATATTCATAGAATATTTTAGAAACATAGCTGATGCACTTCTAACACAgactaaataatgtaaatagaattaaaacatCTTATATGCACCTCCCTGCCGCTATTTCTGTGTCCTCAATTGAAATCCTGGGGTCGCTTAAACGGCAACAATTTTCAAGGTACagttattaacaaattttacaCTACAACATGTATGAACAAAAACACTGTTTTAGTGTTCTCaccttttatatttatgtaaaggtAACGTTTAATTATCTTTACCGAATGCATTCATTGTCAAACTGCTCTTTCTAATTTCAAGTATAGTCTGTATATAAACTATACATAAGCATAATAAGAATTGTATATACTCTATAGAGGTAAATCACATTAAAGTATAATACAAGAgcgaaagttttaaaattattggtaatagtttatgaatattaaatgtaaactgTTCTGAAAATATCAATGGTACTTGAATTTTACCGATTCCAATTGGGCaggattttaatatattttttttgtaaaatgtattttctacCCAACtgtacaaaaatgtatattctTCAGGATGCTAAATGCAATTGGACAATTTTCCAATTGGAACCATGGCACCAGTCTAATTTGGTACTGGAGAGGTAACTCGTTGTTAACAAGTGCTATTACACCTCTTATGACAAACAGAGTAATCTTCAATAGACTTGTTTTGATCTTaaggaaattatataatatataaaatcaagatAGTTTCTATGGCCACAGGACATGATTTAACTAAACATTGCTCAGTGTTGTTAAAGTCATAAGTTCAATTGTGTTCAATTAAACCCCTGCCgtacttaaacatttttttattatacgacTGGATGAGAAGGCGAAAAAGAAGAGAAGATGAGTTATGGAATTCGTTCATCCGTTCATTCATGTTCATTCGTTCGCCCGTGGTCCTGGTCTTAATTATTAGTTACTCTGCTACTAAAAAGaggacaattaaaaaaaaattaaaagtttttttggtTTAAACGTGAAATTAGTCAGTGTATTTACATACACAAGGGGATATCACTCAGATGCCGTTGATATATTTCCAATTGATGGAAGATGTTagaagtttaatattatttacagtgtCGGTATGTATGGTGGCGATGTCGAACGTTGAATGGTTCGGGTGTCATCTTCATAATTTGaagtaaaaaggttttattgattttagtgttttaatACTTACGCATATTATGTAACTGTTTATTTCAATAGATTTACCAAACGTttgatattaaacaataaaaaaaatctgtgtcATAA
Proteins encoded in this window:
- the LOC124537124 gene encoding arylphorin subunit beta-like isoform X2, whose product is MFLKYSMNMILLWLYLLGTASCAPSDEFRSFVHEGELEVTDDAYVKYIVPSGYSPHKIQKQTRHLLRDFVNKDNEYYKILNDHVEAGHIMKGLTFSIYDDNMREAAIALFRLLQFAQDDKIDSIREWASVNINNDLLDYALIMTSLFRVDALKGHEPPFITKPNYFVNSETIKKAFKLKLNNGKFNPQEAQVQQFYRTNDVISINTNYSSWNLWNKECKDNLDYFREDIGLNSYYYGVHFLYPFWMNSEELTGTDPKYAEKYYYIHQQLMARYNLEKEHLKYLNISDATKCYDDYMPYLTYDNGLPFPSRSSIRREWSDDYARIKSVDIAIKECITRSVIFMENGTKIDLTEDNFVDLLAKLIRANFESVQVAKTLRSLFGYGSDAFPSDRYNPAPSVLHHPQTSLRDPIYWYMIQSLLKYFDDFSTTLDPYDFSKYQNDEFNIIDNSFTKITTYYEFYQFNLGKIFSNDNSDLRSTPLTFTARQKRLKHTPFSLSFTIDSKYNKTTLVKLFLGPECNEITCFDEFAKFFELDSFIYEVNEGLNILKWSPETTLKYSFDDYFNIELKSSRKNKFCLFKFPENMIIPKGLEQGLNFTLFILITPVNDESDLDTLSIPLGFPFHRQASISNFADFNNYKFYNITVYHKENSKHANGYFSPHLN
- the LOC124537124 gene encoding arylphorin subunit alpha-like isoform X1, translated to MFLKYSMNMILLWLYLLGTASCAPSDEFRSFVHEGELEVTDDAYVKYIVPSGYSPHKIQKQTRHLLRDFVNKDDLFFQDNEYYKILNDHVEAGHIMKGLTFSIYDDNMREAAIALFRLLQFAQDDKIDSIREWASVNINNDLLDYALIMTSLFRVDALKGHEPPFITKPNYFVNSETIKKAFKLKLNNGKFNPQEAQVQQFYRTNDVISINTNYSSWNLWNKECKDNLDYFREDIGLNSYYYGVHFLYPFWMNSEELTGTDPKYAEKYYYIHQQLMARYNLEKEHLKYLNISDATKCYDDYMPYLTYDNGLPFPSRSSIRREWSDDYARIKSVDIAIKECITRSVIFMENGTKIDLTEDNFVDLLAKLIRANFESVQVAKTLRSLFGYGSDAFPSDRYNPAPSVLHHPQTSLRDPIYWYMIQSLLKYFDDFSTTLDPYDFSKYQNDEFNIIDNSFTKITTYYEFYQFNLGKIFSNDNSDLRSTPLTFTARQKRLKHTPFSLSFTIDSKYNKTTLVKLFLGPECNEITCFDEFAKFFELDSFIYEVNEGLNILKWSPETTLKYSFDDYFNIELKSSRKNKFCLFKFPENMIIPKGLEQGLNFTLFILITPVNDESDLDTLSIPLGFPFHRQASISNFADFNNYKFYNITVYHKENSKHANGYFSPHLN